Part of the Wolbachia endosymbiont of Diaphorina citri genome is shown below.
GCTTTATTGCTGTAGCTTTCTGTTCTTCAGTAATATTTGCTGGCCATACAACTGCATGATCAGCTAGCATGGCACCACGAGCAATAATTACTCCTTTACTATTTTCCTTTGCGTTTACATCGCTTGCTATCACTCCTATCGCCGTTTGTGTACCATCTGTGGCAGTTGGATTTAAAGCTTTAATAAAACCATCTTTAGTATCATAACCAACTACTGTTCCCAGCTTTAGATTTTGTCCCTTGGCTACTGTTATCTGATCTCTTGAATATAAGTTGGACACTTCATATTTCAGAAGATCTCCTAAATTATTTCCTTCAGTTATACTTATCATGTCTTTTTCTCTCCTTTTTTTATTTTTTTACCGCCATATTTGTGGTTGTTATACACGGCGGTTATACACATACTTTAAATGTTTGATTGCCCACGACTTTTCGCTACCTGCATCATCAATTCTTCTCCTGAATTCTGTGGTATTGCACTTATTATCTCTGTCTTCTTCGTTCTCTCTGCAAGTAATTCCATTAAAACTTCCCTTGCTTGCTCAATACTTACGCCCTGCTCAATAAATTCTCCTATCTTTTCTGGCATCTTTGATATATTACATAATCTTATTATCTCTAAAATTTCTCTACGACAGTTCTCCTCAATAGTTGTCATACTAACACTCCTATGATTATTGATAAATTCAAAAAATGTTGTAACTCCATCTGCAAGACCTATTTCTACTGCTTTCTCGCCAAAATATAGACCTGCTTCTGTTGATCGAATCTTTTCAATTGAAAGACCTCTGTTCCTTGCTATTAGCTGCAAAAACATTTCATATAGTCTTCCTACTTCTTTTTGTAAGCTTTCTAAACTTTCAGACGTCATTGGCTCATGCGGATTTAAATCATTCTTCCGACTACCAGCAAAAATTGTGGTGTATTTTATTCCCTGTTTTTCGTCAAATCCACTTTGATCTATATGACTTGCTATTACTCCAACACTTCCTACTCCTGAAGTTCTACTCACAAATACCTTTTCAGCGCTAGAGGCTATAGCGTACGCAGCAGAATATGCATCATCATTTGCTATTGCAATAATTCTCTTTTTTACTCTTGATTCATAAATAAAATCAGCTAGGTCAAAGACACCGTTTACTTCTCCTCCTGGACTGTCTATGTCAAGTAGAATCGTCTCTATGCTTTTATCTTCTAAAGCACTCTCTATCTCTTCATGAATATTTTCATACGAAGTCATATCTAAAATATGATCAAAAGCTTCTGTTTTTTTTGTCAAAACTCCATAAATACGTATTATTGCTATTCCTTTTGGGTTTATATGAAAATGCTTTAAGTTCTTAAAGATAGGTTGTTTGCTGTTATATAATGATAGTAGTTCAAAGCTTCTTCTCTCTACCATTATTGGTTTATTTATCCACATCACCTTCCTCCCCTTATTGTATTTTATGGCACATTAACGTCACAATCGAAACAAAGTCCAAAAGAATTAGCACGCTTTTGATCTTCTGCTATTTCTTGGTCAATTTCTTCTACATCATAACCCATTTCTGAAACAACTTCTGAGCGACTCTTAAAGCCATTTCTTACCGCCATTTGCTGTGCTTGCTGATCTTTTAGCGGATCCACCCAATCAAATCCCTGTGGTATCCATTTTACTTCTTCTTTCGCTGCTTTTACTACTTTTTCATCTATACTCAGTTCTCCACAAAGCACTGCTAATTCTAGCCATCTACTCCATACTGGTCTGCAAAACTGAAATACCATAATGTTATGTTGCAGCATAGCGCATCGACGACGAAACTCTATCAGCCCTGCTCGAATGGATGAATAATTAACACCTGTTAAATCTCCTGTTAGCTGTTCATATGTTATCCCTGTACCAATCGCTATTGCCCTCAGTTGCTGTCTCATGAATGCTTCATAACTTCCTCCAACATCAGATGGCTCTGAAAATTTTATGTCCTCTCCTGGGTCTAAAAGCTGCATTGTTCCTGGCTCTAAACCTGATAGTGCTACTCCTTGCTCATTACTTTCACCTTCTCCCATGATATTTGCTTCTGGATCGAGTCTCGTAATAAATCCAGCAAACATTGCTGCAGTTTTCTTTCTCACCAGCTCTGCATCATCATATTGATCAAGCTCATAAAGCTTCAGCAGTATATTAGAAAGCCAAGGCTCCCCTCTGATTTGCCCAGGTCTTAATGGTCTATAAATATGTAAAACATCATTTGCTGGCACTCTCACTGATTCTCCAAATAAGCCTTCTCCTGGATGTTCTCTAAATAAGTAATATGCCTCTCTTTGTCCAAGCCTGTTAAACTCAATGCCGTTTCTTATTACATTACCATTGGCTAGTGTTTTATTGCTCTTATTGTCCAAATGCTCTGATTCTAGTACTTGCAGTTGTAATGGCACAGAAAATCCATCTTCCAGCTTTCTCGTTCTTAAACGTACAAAACATTCTCCTCCCTCTATCATACTTCTGCATACTAGAGCTTGTAATCCATAAAAATCACTCATTCCACAGCTATCTGCTTCATCTGTCCATTTTAGCCATAATTCTTGCACCTTCTTTCGAAATTCTCCATCTCTTGCTTTTGATTGCGGTTTTATTCCTGTTCCAATAGAGTTACTTACTATCGTATCAATTATATTTGCAGCGTAAGGATTTTTTCTTACCATATCCCGAGAGCGGCTACGTAAGTGCCCAAGGCTCTGAGAAAGTAAATTATTTATGCTTCCCGCTTCTCCTTGCCAATATATTACCCTTCTTCCTGAGCCTGACGCATCCCAGGCTGAACTTTTGATTTTTGGCTTACTAAATAGTTGTTTGAAATTTCTCAGCATCATACTAACCAAAATTCTCTTAATTCTTTCAAAGTTCCGTTAAATTTATTTCTGTCACATTTTCCGATTCCTTCTACTTCATGTGGCTCTGGACTTGTTTTACCGTCAGTATATTGCCATAAAATCCAATCATTCCAGCCTTTTGGTAATGTGAGCTCTTTTCTCCAGCTTGCTATCCATAATGGACATTTTGTCAAAGTTGGCGTGGCAAAATCCTTAAGAAAATAGCTACTGCCATAAATTAGGGGTAATCTTCCTGTTACTTCTTCAACTCTCTTTACAAATTCCTCAGCTTGCTTAACTGTAATATTTTTGCCACTTTTGTTTTCTTCAATATCCAGCGCAAGTATGGTATTTTTGCTTTCGCCTACCGTTTTTAGAAAATGATCAGCTTGATTTTTGCCGTTTCCTTCTGTGCCAAAATGATATGCTCCCCAGAGTAATCCTTCTTCTTCAGCTTTCTTTCTTCTCTTCGCATACTTTGAATCCACATATTTTAGTCCTTGTGTTGCCTTGTGAATTACTCCAACTATACCATTCTCTTTGTCTAGCTTAAAATTCACATTTTCTTGCCAATGTGACAAATCTATTATTCCATTTACTGAACTCTCTCTATTCTCCCATAGTTTTATGAAAGTTTTTAATTGCTCTAAAAATTCAGAATATTCCTCTTTTACAACTTTTCTCAGAAAATTTTCCCTCATATAACTCCTTTATTTGTTGCAAAAATAATCTTTCGTTTAGGCTTCATTCCAGCAATCTTTAGTTCACCTTTGATGCGTTGTCTGAGGCTGAGCAAATCATTTATCTGAACTTCAGCATATCTCACCACATGGTCACCATATGCAATTGATACTACTCTCTCTCCGCTTTGCAGTTTCTTTATCGCTTCTTCGACTTGAATTAAATAATCTTCGTTATACATTCTCCAACCACTTACTCTGTCTTACTTTTTTAGATTTTTTGCTTTCTGGTTTTTCACTTAAACTATTCCATTTACTCTCTGGCCAACGATCAATTCCTAAAGCAATAGATGCTG
Proteins encoded:
- a CDS encoding gpW family head-tail joining protein, encoding MYNEDYLIQVEEAIKKLQSGERVVSIAYGDHVVRYAEVQINDLLSLRQRIKGELKIAGMKPKRKIIFATNKGVI
- a CDS encoding head decoration protein, with translation MISITEGNNLGDLLKYEVSNLYSRDQITVAKGQNLKLGTVVGYDTKDGFIKALNPTATDGTQTAIGVIASDVNAKENSKGVIIARGAMLADHAVVWPANITEEQKATAIKQLEGRGIIIRKAA
- a CDS encoding S49 family peptidase; translation: MWINKPIMVERRSFELLSLYNSKQPIFKNLKHFHINPKGIAIIRIYGVLTKKTEAFDHILDMTSYENIHEEIESALEDKSIETILLDIDSPGGEVNGVFDLADFIYESRVKKRIIAIANDDAYSAAYAIASSAEKVFVSRTSGVGSVGVIASHIDQSGFDEKQGIKYTTIFAGSRKNDLNPHEPMTSESLESLQKEVGRLYEMFLQLIARNRGLSIEKIRSTEAGLYFGEKAVEIGLADGVTTFFEFINNHRSVSMTTIEENCRREILEIIRLCNISKMPEKIGEFIEQGVSIEQAREVLMELLAERTKKTEIISAIPQNSGEELMMQVAKSRGQSNI
- a CDS encoding phage portal protein translates to MMLRNFKQLFSKPKIKSSAWDASGSGRRVIYWQGEAGSINNLLSQSLGHLRSRSRDMVRKNPYAANIIDTIVSNSIGTGIKPQSKARDGEFRKKVQELWLKWTDEADSCGMSDFYGLQALVCRSMIEGGECFVRLRTRKLEDGFSVPLQLQVLESEHLDNKSNKTLANGNVIRNGIEFNRLGQREAYYLFREHPGEGLFGESVRVPANDVLHIYRPLRPGQIRGEPWLSNILLKLYELDQYDDAELVRKKTAAMFAGFITRLDPEANIMGEGESNEQGVALSGLEPGTMQLLDPGEDIKFSEPSDVGGSYEAFMRQQLRAIAIGTGITYEQLTGDLTGVNYSSIRAGLIEFRRRCAMLQHNIMVFQFCRPVWSRWLELAVLCGELSIDEKVVKAAKEEVKWIPQGFDWVDPLKDQQAQQMAVRNGFKSRSEVVSEMGYDVEEIDQEIAEDQKRANSFGLCFDCDVNVP
- a CDS encoding glycoside hydrolase family 25 protein produces the protein MRENFLRKVVKEEYSEFLEQLKTFIKLWENRESSVNGIIDLSHWQENVNFKLDKENGIVGVIHKATQGLKYVDSKYAKRRKKAEEEGLLWGAYHFGTEGNGKNQADHFLKTVGESKNTILALDIEENKSGKNITVKQAEEFVKRVEEVTGRLPLIYGSSYFLKDFATPTLTKCPLWIASWRKELTLPKGWNDWILWQYTDGKTSPEPHEVEGIGKCDRNKFNGTLKELREFWLV